NNNNNNNNNNNNNNNNNNNNNNNNNNNNNNNNNNNNNNNNNNNNNNNNNNNNNNNNNNNNNNNNNNNNNNNNNNNNNNNNNNNNNNNNNNNNNNNNNNNNNNNNNNNNNNNNNNNNNNNNNNNNNNNNNNNNNNNNNNNNNNNNNNNNNNNNNNNNNNNNNNNNNNNNNNNNNNNNNNNNNNNNNNNNNNNNNNNNNNNNNNNNNNNNNNNNNNNNNNNNNNNNNNNNNNNNNNNNNNNNNNNNNNNNNNNNNNNNNNNNNNNNNNNNNNNNNNNNNNNNNNNNNNNNNNNNNNNNNNNNNNNNNNNNNNNNNNNNNNNNNNNNNNNNNNNNNNNNNNNNNNNNNNNNNNNNNNNNNNNNNNNNNNNNNNNNNNNNNNNNNNNNNNNNNNNNNNNNNNNNNNNNNNNNNNNNNNNNNNNNNNNNNNNNNNNNNNNNNNNNNNNNNNNNNNNNNNNNNNNNNNNNNNNNNNNNNNNNNNNNNNNNNNNNNNNNNNNNNNNNNNNNNNNNNNNNNNNNNNNNNNNNNNNNNNNNNNNNNNNNNNNNNNNNNNNNNNNNNNNNNNNNNNNNNNNNNNNNNNNNNNNNNNNNNNNNNNNNNNNNNNNNNNNNNNNNNNNNNNNNNNNNNNNNNNNNNNNNNNNNNNNNNNNNNNNNNNNNNNNNNNNNNNNNNNNNNNNNNNNNNNNNNNNNNNNNNNNNNNNNNNNNNNNNNNNNNNNNNNNNNNNNNNNNNNNNNNNNNNNNNNNNNNNNNNNNNNNNNNNNNNNNNNNNNNNNNNNNNNNNNNNNNNNNNNNNNNNNNNNNNNNNNNNNNNNNNNNNNNNNNNNNNNNNNNNNNNNNNNNNNNNNNNNNNNNNNNNNNNNNNNNNNNNNNNNNNNNNNNNNNNNNNNNNNNNNNNNNNNNNNNNNNNNNNNNNNNNNNNNNNNNNNNNNNNNNNNNNNNNNNNNNNNNNNNNNNNNNNNNNNNNNNNNNNNNNNNNNNNNNNNNNNNNNNNNNNNNNNNNNNNNNNNNNNNNNNNNNNNNNNNNNNNNNNNNNNNNNNNNNNNNNNNNNNNNNNNNNNNNNNNNNNNNNNNNNNNNNNNNNNNNNNNNNNNNNNNNNNNNNNNNNNNNNNNNNNNNNNNNNNNNNNNNNNNNNNNNNNNNNNNNNNNNNNNNNNNNNNNNNNNNNNNNNNNNNNNNNNNNNNNNNNNNNNNNNNNNNNNNNNNNNNNNNNNNNNNNNNNNNNNNNNNNNNNNNNNNNNNNNNNNNNNNNNNNNNNNNNNNNNNNNNNNNNNNNNNNNNNNNNNNNNNNNNNNNNNNNNNNNNNNNNNNNNNNNNNNNNNNNNNNNNNNNNNNNNNNNNNNNNNNNNNNNNNNNNNNNNNNNNNNNNNNNNNNNNNNNNNNNNNNNNNNNNNNNNNNNNNNNNNNNNNNNNNNNNNNNNNNNNNNNNNNNNNNNNNNNNNNNNNNNNNNNNNNNNNNNNNNNNNNNNNNNNNNNNNNNNNNNNNNNNNNNNNNNNNNNNNNNNNNNNNNNNNNNNNNNNNNNNNNNNNNNNNNNNNNNNNNNNNNNNNNNNNNNNNNNNNNNNNNNNNNNNNNNNNNNNNNNNNNNNNNNNNNNNNNNNNNNNNNNNNNNNNNNNNNNNNNNNNNNNNNNNNNNNNNNNNNNNNNNNNNNNNNNNNNNNNNNNNNNNNNNNNNNNNNNNNNNNNNNNNNNNNNNNNNNNNNNNNNNNNNNNNNNNNNNNNNNNNNNNNNNNNNNNNNNNNNNNNNNNNNNNNNNNNNNNNNNNNNNNNNNNNNNNNNNNNNNNNNNNNNNNNNNNNNNNNNNNNNNNNNNNNNNNNNNNNNNNNNNNNNNNNNNNNNNNNNNNNNNNNNNNNNNNNNNNNNNNNNNNNNNNNNNNNNNNNNNNNNNNNNNNNNNNNNNNNNNNNNNNNNNNNNNNNNNNNNNNNNNNNNNNNNNNNNNNNNNNNNNNNNNNNNNNNNNNNNNNNNNNNNNNNNNNNNNNNNNNNNNNNNNNNNNNNNNNNNNNNNNNNNNNNNNNNNNNNNNNNNNNNNNNNNNNNNNNNggaaaggaaaggaaaggaaaggaaaggaaaggaaaggaaaggaaaggaaaggaaaggaaaggaaaggaaggaaggaaggaaggaaggaaggaagaagttgaACCCTGTAACACTCACCATTATCCTCTTTGGCAACATTATAACTAGTAACAATAACTACATATCACTAATAACAGTAACCCTTACAATATTCTCCCTTAGGGAGACCAAGATGGTGGCAAAGTTTACACTTCCTACTCTTCCCTTAGGGTCCTAAATATCCCAGGGTAGCCTGTCCCCTCTGACAGTGGTTTCCTGGGCTCTGGTCCGTTATGTGCAGGCCCAGGCCAGCTAGCCACCAGAGGCCCAGGGGAATGGAGCCCCTCTCCATTCTCACAGGGTATCTGTCCTCAGAGGGGGCCTCACCCCCCTCACCCCCTCAGGACCCCTGACAAACACACCAGGGCCAGAGGCATGATGGTCAGTGACCTTGAGGCTGTTcagagctgggggtggggagagagtcAGGGAAAGAAGTTCGAAGGGAGTAGGGCCAGCTTCCCAGTGCCTGCCCACCCGATGTTGATGACGTTCCCTAAAGGAATGTAGTAAacaaggagaggcagagagagccgGGCAGGGCCAGGCCAGTGCAGAGTGGGGGCAGGCGCAAGGAGCCATTTTCTCCCTGAGCTTCACCATATTGCTGAACAGTCCAGAGGAGACTCAGATCTTCCGATTAAAGCCAAGTTGCCGATTGGAATTGGGCAGGAAATTCTCTTGATTTCCCCAGCTTCAGAGGGATTCACTCcgggaagaaaaaatgaacaaaggtATCTTTTTGTTTGTGGGAAGCCAAGTCTGCTCCCAGGCCCCTCTGGGATCTTCTGGGGTGATGCGAAGGCTTAGGACAGGGGCCTGACTCAGAGTTTGGGCAGAGTGCCCTCCCACACTCATCCAGCAGTCAGGCCAAAGGCTACCCTAACAGTGACCGTGGGCACAGATCCAGAGGGAGCGATTGCCACCTTGATGGTGCCCCTTTCGAGGTCCAAATCATCAAAGACCCTCCATTTCCTCAGTGTGGATCACTCCCTCTGACAGACTGGAAGTTCTCTATTGTCTAAGTGACTCCATGAATTGCTCTGGCTGACACGCATCATCACCTGAGGGCCAGCCTCCAGGATGAGCCTTTACCAATGAAAGTAGGCCAACAGTTATACAGCTATATAGTTAGCACTGCCCATAGTCAGTCCGACAGTGAAAAAACACtcatataggggcagctagatagcacagcaGAGAGAACACCAgttctagagtcagaaggacctgggttctagcCTCAgcaacttcctggctgtgtgaccctatacaagtcacttaaccctgattgcctagcccttgccactcttcttagaaccaacatacagcattgattctgatgaaaggtaagggtttaaaaaaaaaaaaagctctagcTTCTCTTTGAACAGATATCaaggcagggcagctaggtgggggctcagtggatagagagctagacctagagacaggaggttcaaatctggcctcagacactccttagctgtgtgaccctgagcaagtcacttaacctcctttgcctagcccttactgctcttctgccttggaacaactatagagtattgattctaaggtggaaggtaagggtttaaaaaagaaaaatgctctaGCTACTCTTTCCAAGTCCCTAAGAGTGACTGCAGCTCTTTATAGTGCCTCTTGAAGGAGGTAGTGAGGTCCCTGGTTCTTCTTTAGCAAATCTGCAGAGGCACACACAGCTTGCTGCTTCTGTCCTATCAGGAGAATGAGGCGGAGTTCTTTTGGGGTAGATCACTATGGTCATGGATGAGAATCAAGAACATAAGCCCCAAAGGTAAGCAAAGGAAGAATCCAGAGCAAGATCACCAGGGAAGGGATGGGAAACACTGGCGATCTGGCACCACAGGGTGACACAAAGGAGGCGATGTCAGGAATCTGAGAGCAGAGACAAGGCTGTAACAGAGAAGTCAAAGTTTGGAGAGGAGGAGAACCTCTTTGGGAGGGTTAGGCTCGGGGGGAGCAAGGAAGAGCCAAAGAGCACCCCCCCCCTTACCAGCCATAAGGATGATGACACGATAACTTGTACCTGGTGATGTCTCCTTTTATAACTGACCCTGGACGACGATTTCTCTTCTGCATTCAAAACCCAGGCTGCTTCCCTGCTGGCCCGACATGCTCAGCTTGGGTGTGTAGAATATGTTATCATTTTGGCAAATGATCCCTTGGGCTCATGTAGAAAGTTTGGAACTAATGTATTTGTCTTTGCCAGTACAAAGATAGCATCTGGGGTGATTTGGTGCCAGCATCGAATGACTATCAAAGAGCAAACGGGATATATCCCCAACACACGCACACAATCCCAGGCTCCCATGGGCTGCCTCCCTGCCAGGAGGAGTACAGATAGAGCAGCTTATCCCATAGGGCATCTGACATATGTCTGATTAATCTTGGAGGGCAGTGTCTCCTTGACTGgcaacttctttcttttctgggtctcaggttCCTATAGAGTGGAATTAAAACTGAGaggaagggacagctaggtggctcagtggagataACAGGCCTGGAAATCAAGGTCTTGGGTtaagttctggcctcagacacttcctagctgtgtgatcctgggcaagtcacttgaacacaattgtctagcccttcccactcttctaccttggaaccaatccttaatATGGAGTCTAAGAAAAAAggtgtaaaaaaaacaaacttcctaaGAGGTAGCACATTACCCAATTTCTATCAGAGAAGCAATGGATTCTAGGTTCAGAGTgggacatacatttttggatatagcCAACGTGGAAATTTGTTGTTTCACTATACACATTTGTTCCAaggattatattttttttcttttccagtgggtAGAAGGAGGTAGGGCAataagggagagaaaacaaatgcttgttaatgggGGGAGGCGGTGCAGGGAGGCATgaatattttactaaaaaaagaaagcacacaATACCTTGGCATCAAAAGACTTGACTTTGAGGCCCAGCTCATCAACTAAATGGTTTTAGGGCCCTGAGCAAAGGTCCAATTGGAATAGATgagtttagcacagtacctgacacatagtaggtgcttaataaatgtttatcaattgtttgattgatttctaagatttcttccagaaGAAAAGCACAGTTTTTAGCCATAAATTTAAGGCCATTGCCCAGGGCCACTATAGTCACCTTCAGCCCATATTCCCCAGAAGGTCTCAGGTTAACATTGTCTAGCTTTACAGCCCTTTTACCCCTTGCTAATCTCAAACTCTCTGGACGCAGCCTACTACATGGCTTAAACAATTACTTTTAACTCCTATCATATCCCTGGTCATTAGTCCAGAGGCCTTCAGACCAATCACTCCACTCAGTGACAATGCTAAGGAACAGGGTGGGTTTGAGGTTCCTTTCCACCTCTGGATTACACAACAAAATGGACttggaaaagactgaaaagagCCTAGTGGAGCCAGGGAAGCTGGTAACCTCTGCCCTAGTTCCTTTGTTTTACATACTTGACTTTGTTATTAATTCCTGCCAGCCACAAAATCCCTGGTCTTCCAAGATAATAGTCTGTAATTCTATTTGGGCAGCTTCCAAGCTAGGATTAATGAGCTGATCATAGAAATCCTCAGAAGAAAAGGCCGAGCAGAAAGGTACTTTTTAAGGAGATGAGTATTCTGCAATCAGCATTCATTTCAGTACACCTTGGAGAGAATGTTCCTCTGTTCCATTCTTCTTTagggatgggagtggggagacGACAACATGAGACTGGTAATACCATTTCCAACTCTTCTTCCATTTCCTAGGATGCAATAAAAGTGTCCAGAGGAAGCCACGAGCTCACAACTATCAAATCTAAGCTGAGCACACAGATGATGCTTAATGGATTGCTAACTTCATGTTTCTCTGGTTCAGGAGGAAGACCAAGAAGTACGATAGAAGAATAGTTTTCACTCCTACTTAGGCACCCAATTTGTGTCTTGTGTCccatggagaagggagaaaacttGGCATGGATTAGGCCCATCTCAGAGAAAATGTGAGCATTTGTCCAATGGTTCAGTGACTTCCATATGGTCTGGGGCCATGGGATGAAAGCAATTGTGGCCTGAACCTCTCTCAGCCCAGGATGGCAAAGAGTGATAGAGGGAGAAGTCTGTGGACACTGGAGACAGTTCTAAGCGAAAATGTACATGTGGGGTAGTCCAGAGCAGGGAGAGGCTGTGAATCGGGACAAGAAGACGTCCCAAATCTAGTACTGAGGGTTCTAAATATGAACAGGGTGTAAACTTCCAGCTTTGGTGCTCACTACTCAGCTCTAAGTTACAGACCTGGGGCTGAGTAGAAGAGTTACACCAAGGAGTAGTATTCTACGGTGAGGAGTAGTTGCAGGCTTAGGCTGTGTCCTGATCAAAGAACAAGTTCAGAAGTAAGGAGTGGCTTTGTGGCTCAGACCTTAAGTGCAGAATAAGTTTGTGGTTCTAGCTTCCAACACAGTATGAAGCCAGCAATGGAATAACTAGGGCAGGAATCCCCAGACCACCAGGGATTCTATTCCTCCAAATCAGTAGAGCTTTCCAGTTGACTGAGTTCGGCAGCAGTCTACTAGAACTCCAAACAGGGCAAGGCAAAGGAAGTGTTGCTCAGATCCAAATCAAGGTCAGGAACTTGCATTGCTCAGACCAGGAGGGCATGAATCAGATTTTGTCCTGAGTTAGACTACTTTGACAATACTGAAAGCTTTGCCAGCCTGAGTGGCCCCTAAGATCCTAGAATAACAAAACACCCCAAGAAAGCAGAGTAGGACTAATGGAAACATTCTCTCCAAAAGGGTGCAGAACCTGGCCCTAACAtaaagtctgaagtcagaaaataggttagaaaaatgttctaaataaataatcCCACCACTAAAAGCTATTATAGTGAAAAGGAAACTCAAGacccaaatgaaaaagaagataatgactTCAAAGCATCTATAAGCAAAACCTCAATGAAAAacacagctttttttttaaacccttaccttccatcatagaatcaacattgtgtattggctccaaggcagaagagtggtaaggactaggcaatgggggttaagtaactttgcccagggacacacagctaggaagtatctgaggccagatttgaacctaggacctcccatctctaggcctggatctcaatctactgagccacccagatgacCTCTAACCAAACTTTTAAAACAactttccttccatctccttATCCTAACCCAAACTTTCTCTTCCCTGAGGACAACatattcctctttcatccctCTCTATTTGAAGGCactcttttatccatttccctGACTCACAAGGCCAAGGGAAAGGATGCtacttttaaataattcattcCTATACCAACAAACCTCAATGATCTTTCCTCTTTTGAGGTCCTTGTTACTCTCATTTACCAACAAACTCATAAAACCAACTTTGGTCTtctgctctctcttctctaattgctagcgCTAGTGTTTccagaacaatgttaaataatagaggtaataatgggcaccCTTGATGAGGagtgatcttattgggaaggcttctaactcatccccattgcagatgatacttgctgatggttttaaatatatattgtttattatttttaggaaaagcccatctattcctatactttctagtgttttcaataggaatgaatgttgtattttNcccatctctaggcctggatctcaatccactgagacacccagctgccctcaaaaaCACAGCTTTAAAAGAAGTTTAACTAGAACTCCTGGAAAAGGTGaagcaaaagtttaaaaatatttttatataaatatattttttaaatatatacaacatGAAAGCACTagaagaaaaatctggaaagaaatgagaactatggagaaaaaaattggaaagaataaTAGTAAGCAACAAACTCTTTGAAACCTAGAGTGGACTATATAGGAGTCAATGATTTaatgatacaaaaagaaatgttaaaataaagcttagaaaatgaaaaaaaatagaataaaatctaAGGTATCacatagcaaaaacaactgacatagaaaacagatcaaggaaagatcatttaagaatcaCTAAACTAGGGGGTctgttgggtggctcagtagattgagagccaggcctagagataggaggtccttcctaggttcaaatctgacctcagacacttcctagctatgtgaccctgggaaagttacttagcctctattgtctagcccttaccaccttctgccttgggactaatacatagtattaattctaagaacagaaggtaaggattaaaaaaacaaaacaaaacactgaactATCTAAaaaccatgacaaaaaaaaaagagcctagacatcatatttcaaaaaaactACCTAGATTTCTTAGAACCAAAGGGCAAGGTGGAAATAGAAGGAGTCCACTGGATATCAcatagaaggaggaaaaaaacaaacaccaaacTTAAAATTCCCAGGAACAATATAGCCAAAATCTAGACTTTCCAAGTCAAAGAAGAACTACCTCATGCAatcaaaaggaaagaattcaagtGCAAAGGAGCTGTAGTGAGGATTACATATCAGCCACCAGGAAAACTTGGAATAAGATGTTTTAGAAGCCAAAGTATTTAGGCTTATAACTAAAGATAACCAGCACagaaaaactaagtataatcttaaagaggaaaaaatggattttcgGTGAAATAGAAGAcatccaagcattcctgatgaaaagcctagggtgactttttttttttaattttcaaagttaaatttttaaaaataagttatttgttcaaatacaaatataatgaaattatgaTCAGTTGCTTCTTGAAGAACAAATACTGAGGAAATTGTGCTTTTAGTGTCCTAGGTGTTTTGTGTGTCTGCCTTGTGCTATCAACTTTCCTGTGGTCTTGCTTGTCAGGTCCACACTTGCAAAGCCAAGAGTTTTTCCTTGCTTCATAACCTGAGCAGCAATCAGTATTTCTTCCCCGATCTTAGCGGAGGACAAGTACGTTATGTTCATGTCCACACTGACTCCAGGTGCTCCCCTTTCAGTGTTGAGAAAAGCTACTGTAGATATAACGTCTACCAGAGTTGCTGTAAAGCCACCATGTAGCGTGCCCAGCAGATTGGTATGTTCTTCTTCAACTTTCATTTCACAAACCACCTTTCCCGGACTTGAAGTAAGAAGAGAAACCTTTTTTAAAACGCCATCAAAGCCACGTGACTTCAACAGCACCTGTAAAATCTGCAGAGCTTTATCACCCATCACCAGCCGCttctcagtctttttcactcGGCCCTGCTCAAACGGAAAAGGGAACCTTGGCTGCGCGGGAGGAGCTCGTGGTGCAAGAACGCCAGCGGCTAAGCACCAAGTTCCTCCGCAATTACTGCGATTACTGCGGCGCGACTTAGTGCTATCTCGTGGAGAATGACTGGCAGGTGGAAGTAAGCCCGCGCTCCCCTCTCGCGACATAGAAAGATTGCGAGGCAAACACAGGGGTTAAGAAGCgtagaaagaaaaatgtgagtaaaagattaatttattaaaaaaaattaattaaaagattcTATTCTAATATGGGGAGATGAAAGCTATAGAAGGAAAGCTACTAGGACGTAGCTCCATCCTCGTAGCTTGGCACATGACTTTATCATCAGGGTCATAGAAAGAGTCTAATTAGAGAGAACCTGGGAGTGGTTCTGTTATGTCTTGCTATAATAAGAAtagaaagaggaatacactgaAGTAGGGGGGTAAAAAAggataaaggaaattatttcatataatcagTGAAGAACAAGTAGCAGTTTATATATCTGAGGCAGCtagtggttcagtggctagaacactgatcctggagtcaggaaggcctgagttcaaattcaactttagatatttactagccacgtgaccctaggtgagtcaattaacttctctttgcctcactctcctcaactgtaaagtgggaataatagcATTATcatgaaaagagataaaataatatttgcaaaaagcactaagcggggcagctgggtagctcagtggagtgagagtcaggcctagagacaggaggtcctaggttcaaacccggcctcagccacttcccagctgtgtgaccctgggcaggtcacttgacccccattgcccacccttaccacccttccacctatgagacaatacaccaaagtacaagagttaaaaaaaaaaaaagcactaagcACAATTTCTGTAATGGTACTGTAGAAAtagaattaaacaaataaatatagtaagtactatgtaaatgtttattccacttcctttcttccttgaagCAGGTGACAGTTCTCATCAGAACTggtcaaaagaatgaagatgcaCATATATAATTGGATGCagaaatgaatttcatttaaCTGGGTTactggagggaaagaggagatggaagggagaggaaaacaGGAAATGTAGATTTAGGGATAGATTAgtttaagaaaaacaaaccaaggaagtataaaaatatttataatagctcctTTTGGGGTGGTTAAGAGTAAGAAACTCTGGGAGtatccatcaattgaagaatagctAAGCAAGTTATattaatgtgatggaatattattgtgctctaagaaatgatggagaTGGTTTCAGATGTTTTCACATATCTGTGAATTGTATCAACTGATGCAGAATgtaatgagaagaaccaggagaataatttatacaattacAATAATATCAAGATAAAGAATGTTGAAAAACTTAGGAAATCTGATCAACGCAATAACTAATCATGATTACAGAGTAATAACGATGAAACATGATACCTACCTCTTGCTAGACAGGCAAAGGATTCAGAGGGcatatcaaaatgactttttcttttaatatggccaatgtaggaatttattttgcttgactgtatATTTGTAAgtgtttggaattttttttatttctcagttgGAAGAAGGCAAAGGGAAAGGCAGAGAAGGTAGATTTTGAAAAAAGGgtagaaatttttaaatgaaaaacatgttaaaaaaataatgcaaagtcATTTAGGGCAAAGAATGCCTTTGCTTTTATAATTGtagccccagtgcttagcatggtgtgGACAaaagcaagtatttaataaatgatttttcatttttattcatgatTTAGGAATTTGCCCAATGGGTCTCACAGCAGTCATCCATTTTGCTAAAATTGAACAACTCTTCTGCCAAAACCAAAagcttactttttctttttactccatTCATCTACTGTTCCATCTCTCCCATTCCCTAAATTGTTAAGCATCTTGAAAAAGTTATCCACCCAATATCTTTACTTTGTCAATATCTCCCATATCTCTTGGGAATCAGGTTTCTATCTCAGTAACAGAGCTGCTCTCAAAGTTCACCATTGACTGCATAATGACCAGATCCATTTTCATGTCATGGTTTTATCCTGCTTGATCAGTCTGCAGCATTTAAGATTATTTacacaataggtacttaataaatccatGTTGATTGATAATCACTGCCAGTCCTACTGGATACTTTTTTCTTGATTGACTTCAAAGACACCATCCATGCAGTTGTAGTGGAGAGCAAtgaacatggagtcaggaaaaatcaGTCTCAAACACTAATGAGCTTTGTCATTAGTGGGAAATCACCTAACTTTTCTCTGCAGTTTCCTCcgttataaaatgaggataataaaagtacTTACCTCACAGTatcgttgtgaggatcaaatgaaattgtgattgtaaagtgcttatcacggtgcctggtacacagaaagtacttaataaatgtttgttcctttcccTTCTGCCTTCCCTTCTTTAAACCTCCCAAATCGTCTCATCCTTAAAAACTCAACTCATACCTtactgagaaaatggaggcagtttacttgccttttccctttctctacatTTCACACAACTCCTTGATAGCATCCCCTATGTTCTCCTCTTTtattctagtttctttttttttttaaacccttaccttccatcttggagtcaatattgtgtattggctccaaggcagaagaagagtagtaagggtaggcaatggggtcaaggacttgcccagggtcacacagctgggaagtgtctgaggtcagatttgaacctaggacctcccatctctaggcctggctctccatccactgagctacccagctgcccatttatTCTAGTTTCTAATGAAAGAGGTGGCCCTTGTCCTCAAATAAATCAACCTTTCCATAGATACCAGGCCATTCCCTCCCAACCTTTCCACTGATTTGGCCCTTCAAacgttttctttctctctctaatatTTAATCTCTTCCTTATTTGCTAGTTCCTTCTTTGCTGCCTACAAATATCTCCAAGTCTCCCTCATCCTGAAGAAAACTTCACTCTTTTCTACCATCCCCTCAAGCTAaagtcctctttctttcctccatcaAATGCCTAAAAAACATGGTCTATATACCTCTCTCTTAAATGCTTCTCATGCTTTGAAATCTGTTTTCCAAACTATTTTCTCCACGGCTACTAactatggtttttgtttttgtttttgtttttgtttttaacccttgtacttcggtgtattgtctcataggtggaagattggtaagggtgggcaaggggggtcaagtgacttgtccagggtcacacagctgggaagtggctgaggccaggtttgaacctaggacctcctgtctctaggcctgactctcactccactgataCTAACTATGTTTTAATTACTAAATATGATAGACTTTTCTCAGTTGGTGTCCTTGATCTCTCTGAAGCAGCATTTGATGCCCTTGGTCCACTCTCTAATCCTACATACTC
The window above is part of the Gracilinanus agilis isolate LMUSP501 chromosome 4, AgileGrace, whole genome shotgun sequence genome. Proteins encoded here:
- the LOC123244516 gene encoding acyl-coenzyme A thioesterase 13-like, whose translation is MSREGSAGLLPPASHSPRDSTKSRRSNRSNCGGTWCLAAGVLAPRAPPAQPRFPFPFEQGRVKKTEKRLVMGDKALQILQVLLKSRGFDGVLKKVSLLTSSPGKVVCEMKVEEEHTNLLGTLHGGFTATLVDVISTVAFLNTERGAPGVSVDMNITYLSSAKIGEEILIAAQVMKQGKTLGFASVDLTSKTTGKLIAQGRHTKHLGH